A window of Fictibacillus halophilus contains these coding sequences:
- a CDS encoding DUF1761 domain-containing protein, translated as MEVNGVLLNLSAIIAGGLLYMIYGGIYYSTILGKKKDNGETGPFKYIFSVIVAFVSSFLMSYLIGLIGAESAGEGLVVGFIIGILITMVYYKNTLFGLMTRKSFIIAIGDHLVIFTLLGLLHGWMN; from the coding sequence ATGGAAGTAAACGGAGTGCTTTTAAACTTATCAGCGATTATCGCTGGGGGGCTTTTATATATGATCTACGGAGGCATTTACTATTCAACGATACTCGGTAAGAAAAAGGATAATGGTGAGACAGGACCTTTTAAATACATTTTTTCTGTAATCGTTGCCTTTGTCAGCTCATTTCTAATGTCTTATCTTATCGGATTAATTGGAGCTGAAAGTGCGGGAGAAGGACTCGTGGTTGGGTTTATCATAGGAATCTTGATCACGATGGTCTATTATAAAAACACCCTTTTCGGTCTAATGACAAGGAAGTCTTTTATCATTGCAATCGGAGATCATCTAGTGATTTTCACACTGCTTGGATTGTTGCATGGATGGATGAATTAA
- a CDS encoding acyl-CoA dehydrogenase family protein: MSLPLRKTTEINHFEEAINTALALKEIFKNRAGVVDQEGVFPYENFQDLKDAGFLSLTIPKEYGGKGLNLVEFLTIQEHLAEGDAPTALSLGWHLGTLLEAAENRHWNGNSFADLTRKIVEQKALINLAQTERATGSPSRGGIPTTIAVKKADGWLINGSKAFTSMAEALDYSIVTATLSETNHKGFFLVNHREKGVSVKETWDSISMRGTKSDDLLLKDVYVPQENLLVVEDGKNIVPKGWYLQVPAVYLGIARAARNYAIQFASEYSPNTLSGPISDVPEVRRKIGKIELELFQARTILHAVAEKWVNHPEERQNLGTELAAVKHSVTNSANRVVDLAMRIVGARSLSVQNPLQRHFRDVRAGLHNPPTDDAIVYSLADAALK; this comes from the coding sequence ATGAGCTTACCTTTGAGAAAAACCACTGAGATCAATCATTTTGAAGAAGCGATAAATACCGCTTTAGCACTGAAAGAAATTTTTAAGAATCGGGCAGGTGTTGTAGATCAAGAAGGCGTTTTTCCTTATGAGAACTTTCAAGATTTGAAGGATGCAGGCTTTCTTTCTCTTACCATTCCAAAAGAATATGGTGGTAAAGGGTTAAATCTGGTTGAGTTCTTAACGATTCAAGAGCATTTAGCTGAAGGGGATGCTCCTACTGCTCTTTCTCTTGGGTGGCATTTGGGTACTCTTTTAGAGGCGGCAGAAAACCGGCATTGGAATGGTAACTCGTTCGCTGATCTTACCCGGAAAATTGTTGAACAAAAAGCACTCATTAACCTGGCACAAACAGAGCGTGCGACGGGAAGTCCTTCTCGGGGCGGTATTCCTACTACAATTGCAGTCAAGAAAGCAGACGGATGGTTGATCAACGGAAGCAAAGCTTTTACTTCTATGGCAGAAGCCCTTGATTACTCAATCGTTACAGCTACCCTCTCAGAAACCAACCATAAAGGATTTTTCTTAGTGAATCATCGGGAAAAAGGAGTTTCTGTAAAAGAGACTTGGGATAGCATCTCGATGAGAGGGACAAAAAGCGATGACCTCCTTTTGAAAGACGTTTATGTACCCCAGGAGAACCTTCTCGTTGTTGAAGATGGGAAGAACATCGTTCCTAAAGGCTGGTATTTGCAAGTGCCAGCTGTATACCTTGGAATTGCAAGAGCCGCGCGAAATTATGCGATTCAATTTGCATCTGAATATAGTCCTAACACTTTATCTGGACCGATCTCAGACGTGCCAGAAGTGAGAAGAAAGATTGGCAAGATAGAACTTGAGCTATTCCAAGCAAGAACGATTCTGCATGCCGTTGCTGAAAAATGGGTAAACCACCCTGAAGAACGGCAGAATCTAGGAACCGAACTCGCTGCCGTTAAGCATTCTGTAACAAACAGTGCGAACAGAGTCGTTGACCTCGCAATGAGAATCGTTGGTGCTCGAAGTCTTTCTGTACAAAATCCGCTTCAGCGGCACTTTCGCGATGTAAGAGCCGGTCTTCATAATCCACCAACAGATGATGCGATTGTTTATTCGTTAGCAGATGCAGCGCTTAAGTAA
- a CDS encoding LLM class flavin-dependent oxidoreductase: MSKEILLNAFEMTSAMHNSHGLWKHPENKRHRSYKDLNYWIEYAKLLERGKFDAVFFADVLGVYDVYKQSKAPSIRDGLQVPLNDPALLVSAMASVTENLSFAVTVSTTYEQPFGNARRFSTLDHLTNGRIAWNVVTSYLPNAARNFGLQNMIKHDERYNIADEYLDVSYKLWESSWEDEAVVEDVENNKLVDPEKVHEINHEGQYFSVEGPHLSEPSLQRTPVIYQAGTSERGRDFAAKHAECIFVGGPTPERIRFYADDIRKRAIKHGRNPENIKIFSFLNVVVGRTTQEAEEKFKAYASVWSADAAKAQYGASGYDIAEYEELDPDLPFSYNKSTEGGHYKAATLTTDAPKPLTVGEVLNRFESPDKSFIVGNPEEVADGIQKQFEESGVDGFNLNHLVTPGDLEAFVELVVPVLQERGLYKKEYNRGTLREKLFTPGQPLLPSDHPAARFRPVLTESK; this comes from the coding sequence TTGAGTAAAGAAATTTTGTTAAATGCGTTCGAGATGACAAGTGCCATGCACAATTCTCATGGCCTTTGGAAGCACCCGGAGAACAAGAGACATAGAAGTTATAAGGATCTGAACTATTGGATCGAGTATGCGAAGCTTTTAGAAAGAGGCAAGTTTGATGCTGTATTCTTTGCAGATGTGTTAGGGGTTTACGACGTTTATAAACAAAGCAAAGCTCCATCTATTCGTGACGGACTTCAAGTGCCTTTAAACGATCCGGCACTTCTCGTGTCGGCTATGGCTAGCGTAACAGAGAATCTGTCTTTTGCTGTGACGGTGAGCACAACGTATGAACAGCCGTTTGGCAACGCACGTCGTTTTTCTACGCTAGATCACCTAACAAATGGACGAATCGCATGGAATGTAGTCACTTCTTATCTGCCAAACGCGGCGAGAAATTTTGGACTGCAGAATATGATCAAGCACGATGAACGGTACAACATCGCGGATGAATACCTAGATGTTTCGTATAAGCTTTGGGAGAGCAGCTGGGAAGATGAGGCAGTTGTAGAAGATGTTGAAAACAATAAACTGGTGGATCCTGAAAAAGTCCATGAGATCAATCATGAAGGGCAATACTTCAGCGTTGAAGGACCTCACTTAAGCGAGCCTTCTCTGCAGCGGACACCTGTGATTTACCAAGCGGGAACGTCTGAGCGTGGTCGAGACTTTGCAGCAAAGCATGCTGAATGTATTTTTGTAGGTGGCCCGACGCCTGAGAGAATTCGCTTTTATGCGGATGATATTCGTAAACGCGCTATCAAACACGGTCGAAATCCAGAAAACATAAAGATCTTTTCTTTCTTAAACGTGGTGGTAGGAAGAACGACACAAGAAGCGGAGGAAAAGTTTAAAGCGTATGCAAGTGTTTGGAGTGCAGATGCAGCGAAAGCTCAATATGGAGCAAGTGGTTATGATATTGCTGAGTATGAAGAGTTAGATCCGGACCTTCCATTCTCGTACAATAAATCAACAGAAGGCGGACATTATAAAGCCGCTACGCTCACTACGGATGCTCCTAAACCGTTAACAGTGGGAGAGGTTTTAAATCGCTTCGAATCACCGGACAAAAGCTTTATAGTCGGCAATCCAGAAGAGGTAGCGGATGGCATTCAAAAGCAGTTTGAAGAGTCTGGCGTGGACGGCTTCAACCTAAATCACCTAGTAACACCAGGAGATTTAGAAGCTTTTGTAGAGCTTGTTGTACCCGTTCTTCAAGAAAGAGGATTATACAAAAAAGAGTACAACAGGGGCACCCTGCGTGAAAAATTATTCACACCCGGACAACCTTTGCTGCCTAGCGATCATCCGGCAGCTAGATTCAGACCGGTGTTAACAGAAAGTAAATAA
- a CDS encoding C1q-like domain-containing protein, with amino-acid sequence MYDHYDQNPYAHMKRDCECKHRKIQPCQKVSAFKAVKDLFQFILGSTPNQVIYPVEVFDSNNEYNPDTSTFVPKSNGIYTFTASIFLPIYTGTPYSAFVGIRVNGEIVAGNQETITSPNAIVATSSLVELRRGDEVQVVASSPSGATIEIEVNPIATRFEGAKIG; translated from the coding sequence ATGTACGACCATTATGATCAAAATCCGTACGCACATATGAAACGAGATTGTGAGTGCAAGCATAGAAAGATTCAGCCTTGCCAAAAAGTTTCCGCATTTAAAGCGGTTAAAGATCTGTTTCAATTTATTTTAGGCTCCACACCAAATCAAGTGATCTATCCCGTAGAAGTTTTTGATAGCAATAATGAATACAATCCAGACACATCAACGTTTGTTCCAAAGAGCAACGGCATTTATACGTTCACAGCTAGTATTTTTTTGCCGATTTATACAGGAACACCGTATTCTGCATTCGTTGGCATTCGAGTGAATGGTGAAATTGTTGCAGGTAATCAAGAAACAATTACTTCTCCAAATGCAATCGTAGCTACTTCATCACTCGTCGAGTTAAGAAGAGGCGATGAGGTTCAAGTAGTCGCTTCAAGCCCATCAGGCGCAACGATTGAAATAGAAGTAAATCCAATCGCCACTCGATTTGAGGGCGCAAAGATCGGTTAA
- a CDS encoding GNAT family N-acetyltransferase, with protein MYIRKRVPGKDDPFLVDMVVSNFQVRKNVIEMIINMANEVMIVCDSNDTIIGFVCYRFRIGPTIFVDYVVLDTKHQGKGIATSFLPVFESHLMKQGIRNVFGTVDEENTDALKTFQHWGFKVHGQLGSSIVIQKELTSSNSLSAPTGVRTNSSVRKLATPPSLR; from the coding sequence TTGTATATTCGCAAACGGGTACCTGGTAAGGACGATCCTTTTTTAGTAGATATGGTAGTAAGTAACTTTCAAGTCCGTAAAAACGTGATTGAAATGATTATAAACATGGCCAACGAGGTCATGATTGTCTGTGATAGCAATGACACAATTATCGGTTTTGTATGTTATCGATTCAGAATCGGTCCGACGATTTTTGTGGATTATGTAGTGTTAGATACGAAGCATCAAGGAAAAGGGATCGCAACTTCATTTCTGCCCGTATTCGAGAGTCACCTTATGAAACAAGGTATTCGCAATGTATTTGGTACGGTTGATGAAGAGAACACTGATGCTCTAAAGACTTTTCAACATTGGGGCTTTAAAGTTCACGGCCAGCTAGGTTCTAGCATTGTTATCCAAAAAGAACTTACATCGTCTAACTCTTTATCAGCTCCGACTGGTGTTCGTACGAATTCAAGCGTAAGAAAGCTCGCAACTCCTCCATCGCTTCGCTAA
- a CDS encoding oxalate decarboxylase family bicupin: MQIPQPIRSDGAGATDLGPRDIMRDIQNPDMLVSPATDAGTVPNLRFSYSDTHMQLNFGGWSREITVRELPVAKTLAGVNMRLTPGGVRELHWHQEAEWAYMILGRARITSVDQNGRNFIADVGEGDLWYFPPGIPHSIQGLEEGCEFLLVFDDGNFSDLSTFSISDWFAHTPKEVLSANFGIPESAFANIPTEQRYIYQSTVPGPIETQAIADPYGTVPLSFTHRLMAQKPLVTPGGTVRIVDSTNFPISQRIAAALVEIKPGGMRELHWHPNNDEWQYYLAGQGRMTAFAGNGTARTFDVRAGDVGYVPFAFGHYVQNTGNKSLWFLEMFKSDRFADVSLNQWMALTPKEIVQTNVNASPELMNSLRKEKWPVVKYD; this comes from the coding sequence ATGCAGATTCCGCAACCAATTCGCAGTGATGGTGCGGGTGCGACCGACTTAGGACCTCGTGACATTATGCGTGATATACAAAATCCGGATATGTTAGTTTCTCCTGCAACAGATGCTGGAACTGTACCGAACTTACGATTTTCCTATTCGGATACACATATGCAATTAAACTTTGGAGGCTGGTCGAGAGAGATTACGGTTCGTGAGCTTCCTGTCGCAAAGACGCTTGCTGGTGTAAACATGCGTCTGACCCCAGGTGGTGTAAGGGAGCTTCATTGGCACCAAGAAGCGGAGTGGGCTTATATGATTTTAGGCCGTGCTCGGATTACATCGGTTGATCAAAACGGCCGGAATTTTATCGCCGATGTGGGTGAAGGCGATCTTTGGTACTTCCCTCCCGGCATTCCTCATTCGATTCAAGGACTTGAAGAAGGCTGTGAGTTTTTACTAGTATTCGATGATGGGAATTTCTCTGATCTCAGCACATTCTCTATTTCAGATTGGTTTGCACACACACCGAAAGAAGTTCTTTCAGCAAACTTCGGTATACCTGAGAGCGCATTTGCGAACATTCCGACTGAACAACGTTATATCTATCAGTCTACCGTTCCGGGTCCCATTGAAACACAAGCTATAGCTGATCCATATGGAACGGTTCCGTTAAGCTTCACGCACCGCTTAATGGCTCAAAAACCACTCGTTACACCCGGCGGAACCGTTCGTATCGTAGATTCTACGAACTTCCCGATCTCACAAAGAATCGCTGCTGCTTTAGTAGAAATAAAACCTGGCGGAATGAGAGAGTTGCATTGGCATCCGAATAATGATGAGTGGCAATATTATTTAGCTGGTCAAGGGCGGATGACCGCTTTCGCTGGAAATGGAACGGCACGAACGTTTGACGTAAGAGCTGGTGATGTGGGATATGTTCCGTTTGCATTCGGTCATTATGTGCAGAATACAGGAAATAAAAGTTTATGGTTTTTAGAAATGTTCAAAAGTGACCGTTTTGCAGATGTGTCCTTAAACCAATGGATGGCTCTAACACCTAAAGAAATCGTGCAAACGAATGTGAACGCTAGTCCTGAACTCATGAATTCCCTTCGAAAAGAAAAATGGCCTGTGGTGAAATATGATTAG
- a CDS encoding DUF817 domain-containing protein — protein sequence MRALLTFTYLQALSCIFPVIIFGALALSKFVSIPFIPRYDFILLLCLVTQVAMIVTKLETVDELKVICVFHLIGLALELFKVHMGSWSYPEEAYSKIYGVPLYSGFMYASVASYICQSWRRLDLQIKGWPNPLFSFGICVLIYSNFFTHHYLFDARWILILLLFPIFYKTVVHYTINERVYKMPILLSFLLIGFFIWIAENITTFLGAWQYPNQEAAWSLVHIGKISSWFLLVIISIIIVAQLKRIKSHQDDIFTHTKHL from the coding sequence ATGAGGGCGCTTCTTACATTCACTTATTTACAAGCACTTTCTTGCATCTTTCCAGTCATTATCTTTGGTGCGTTAGCTCTTTCAAAATTCGTCAGCATTCCGTTCATCCCTCGATACGACTTCATACTTCTTCTTTGTCTCGTCACACAGGTTGCCATGATCGTAACGAAACTTGAAACGGTAGATGAACTAAAAGTCATCTGTGTCTTTCACTTGATCGGCCTGGCTCTAGAGCTATTTAAAGTTCATATGGGGTCTTGGAGCTATCCTGAAGAAGCCTATTCTAAGATTTACGGTGTACCTCTATACAGTGGTTTTATGTATGCTAGTGTTGCGAGCTATATTTGCCAAAGCTGGCGGAGGCTAGACCTTCAGATCAAGGGGTGGCCGAATCCCCTCTTTTCTTTCGGGATTTGTGTACTGATCTATTCGAACTTTTTTACCCATCACTACTTGTTTGATGCCAGATGGATTTTGATTCTGCTTTTATTTCCTATCTTTTATAAAACCGTTGTTCATTATACGATCAACGAACGGGTTTATAAAATGCCAATCCTTCTTTCTTTTTTGTTGATTGGATTTTTTATCTGGATTGCTGAAAACATCACAACGTTTCTCGGAGCCTGGCAGTACCCCAATCAGGAAGCAGCTTGGTCTCTCGTGCATATTGGTAAGATCAGCTCATGGTTTCTGCTCGTAATCATCAGTATCATTATCGTGGCACAATTAAAACGCATTAAAAGCCACCAAGACGATATTTTTACGCATACAAAACACCTTTAA
- a CDS encoding AraC family transcriptional regulator: protein MYVEREQRKQIFRVLEYIEEHVEDSLPLEKLAGISTYSPFHFQRIFKNIVGETPAAYVKRYRLENAAHRLIYESYIPITQIAMLCGFSSLSYFTYSFQSYFKTSPKNWREGAYLKQFPREYEDSKKSKQVRNPSKEKEDNAPYNEFKWLDLSNIRIETFPSSTTIKGHHFGMYTSGVPEAWEEVHKWCESRNLIDSYTLFLGIPRNNPYITPPDKCRYDCHITINDSIAESISADDTSKFVGGKHVVYEFDEPVDYSDRNLIIDCYSELYSYGLPRSGFKYLSNPVEVIQIQQNRDTLKRESKIKAIALAIEPK, encoded by the coding sequence ATGTATGTTGAGCGCGAGCAACGAAAACAGATCTTCAGAGTTTTGGAGTATATTGAAGAGCATGTAGAGGATTCTCTGCCACTAGAGAAACTGGCTGGCATCTCTACTTATTCTCCTTTTCACTTTCAGCGGATTTTTAAAAATATCGTTGGGGAAACTCCAGCTGCCTATGTGAAAAGATACCGGTTGGAGAACGCTGCACATCGGTTAATCTATGAATCCTATATCCCTATCACTCAGATTGCGATGTTGTGTGGTTTTTCTTCTTTATCGTATTTCACGTATTCTTTCCAATCTTATTTTAAAACGAGCCCGAAAAATTGGAGAGAAGGAGCTTATCTAAAGCAATTTCCTCGGGAATATGAAGATAGCAAGAAATCTAAACAAGTTCGCAACCCATCGAAAGAAAAGGAGGACAATGCTCCTTATAATGAGTTTAAATGGCTAGATTTATCTAATATAAGAATCGAAACTTTTCCAAGCAGCACTACGATTAAAGGTCATCATTTTGGGATGTATACGAGCGGTGTTCCTGAAGCTTGGGAAGAAGTTCATAAATGGTGTGAATCAAGAAATCTGATTGATTCATATACGTTGTTTCTAGGAATACCACGAAACAATCCATACATAACTCCTCCTGACAAATGCCGATATGATTGTCATATTACAATCAATGATTCGATCGCTGAGTCAATCTCGGCTGATGATACCTCTAAGTTTGTTGGTGGAAAGCATGTAGTATATGAATTTGATGAGCCTGTCGATTATTCAGACCGCAATCTGATAATCGACTGTTACTCCGAACTGTACAGCTATGGGCTGCCAAGAAGTGGATTTAAATATTTAAGTAATCCAGTAGAAGTCATACAGATTCAACAGAACAGAGATACGTTAAAACGGGAAAGCAAGATTAAAGCAATTGCCCTAGCCATTGAACCAAAATAA
- a CDS encoding MetQ/NlpA family ABC transporter substrate-binding protein, protein MKRLNIFITAALLIGLLAGCGASGETESKKITLGATVPYSDMLEKGVKPYLEKKGYSVEVKEFNDYVQPNISLKSGSLDANLFQHKVYMDAFSEENDMKLASVITVPTAPIGIYSKKFKSIDEIKPGSTVSLANDPTNLARGLTVLRDNGLIEIDSSANPLRVSEKDVTKNPKNLKFQPVEAAQTPRTLDSVDLAAVNGNFALSSGLDLKDALVKDKLPEEIINRIVVLEKDKNSQLAKDLKAAVESDAFKKVIQSDFEEFHKPDWMNK, encoded by the coding sequence ATGAAACGATTGAATATATTCATCACAGCAGCTTTATTGATAGGTTTACTAGCAGGGTGTGGCGCATCGGGTGAAACAGAAAGTAAGAAGATCACGCTCGGCGCAACTGTGCCTTACAGCGACATGCTTGAAAAAGGCGTGAAGCCATACCTAGAGAAAAAAGGATACAGCGTTGAAGTGAAAGAGTTCAATGATTATGTACAACCAAACATCTCTTTAAAGAGCGGTTCATTAGATGCGAATTTGTTTCAGCATAAAGTGTACATGGACGCATTTTCAGAAGAGAATGATATGAAACTAGCATCAGTGATTACGGTACCTACTGCACCAATAGGTATCTATTCTAAAAAGTTCAAGTCTATAGACGAAATTAAGCCTGGAAGCACGGTTTCACTAGCCAATGATCCTACGAATTTAGCAAGAGGACTTACTGTTTTAAGAGACAATGGACTAATTGAGATCGATTCTTCAGCAAATCCGTTAAGAGTCTCAGAAAAAGATGTGACGAAAAATCCAAAGAACTTGAAGTTCCAGCCTGTTGAAGCCGCTCAAACACCAAGAACGCTAGACTCCGTAGATCTTGCGGCGGTTAACGGAAACTTTGCTCTATCATCTGGTCTAGATTTAAAAGATGCGCTTGTAAAAGATAAACTTCCAGAGGAGATCATCAATCGAATCGTGGTGCTAGAGAAAGATAAGAATTCACAGCTGGCAAAAGATCTTAAAGCCGCAGTAGAGTCAGATGCGTTCAAAAAAGTCATACAAAGTGATTTTGAAGAGTTTCATAAGCCAGATTGGATGAACAAATAA